In one Candidatus Micrarchaeota archaeon genomic region, the following are encoded:
- a CDS encoding 30S ribosomal protein S4, giving the protein MGAPKRNRSKFKKPKERWNLERIKTDRSLINEYGLKNMKELWQVQTEVSRIRGNVRRLLSGVSESDDVKEKIIGRLRRLGVATSTTTLDNLLDIKESDLLNRRLQTVVFRKGMARTMKQARQLTVHGFIAVNGRKVNRPGYLVDSIVEGSIGYYKPIDISPPEGASRRAGPSPIQEEQVSQGQQPAEEPAAEGQEEK; this is encoded by the coding sequence TTGGGAGCACCAAAAAGAAACAGGTCGAAGTTCAAGAAGCCCAAGGAAAGATGGAACCTTGAAAGGATAAAGACCGACAGGTCGCTTATAAACGAGTACGGGCTCAAGAACATGAAGGAGCTGTGGCAGGTGCAGACTGAGGTAAGCAGGATAAGGGGCAACGTGAGGAGGCTGCTTTCAGGCGTCTCAGAATCCGATGACGTGAAGGAGAAAATAATAGGGCGATTAAGGAGGCTCGGCGTTGCAACCTCAACCACGACCCTCGACAATCTTCTCGACATCAAGGAAAGCGACCTTCTCAACAGGAGGCTGCAGACCGTCGTTTTCAGGAAGGGCATGGCCAGGACAATGAAGCAGGCGCGCCAGCTCACAGTTCACGGGTTCATAGCCGTAAACGGGAGAAAGGTCAACAGGCCTGGATATCTTGTTGATTCAATAGTTGAGGGAAGCATAGGCTATTACAAGCCGATAGACATCTCGCCTCCGGAAGGTGCCTCGAGAAGGGCAGGACCTTCGCCGATCCAGGAGGAGCAGGTTTCGCAGGGGCAGCAGCCCGCCGAGGAGCCTGCAGCTGAAGGACAGGAAGAGAAATAA
- a CDS encoding 30S ribosomal protein S13, whose translation MAESPKQEHRGKAQVSGASSIVRVAGRDVDGSLNIERALSKVKGIGLNLSHSLTLTIESKLGIQKSTQIGSLSESQIEDIEKIIKEPMENGIPWYLINRNKDAETGKSIHVVSNDLIFNTRQDISRDISNKTWRGFRHQYGQKVRGQHTRSTGRTGATIGVTKKALQPATAGSAKPAAPKAK comes from the coding sequence ATGGCGGAAAGCCCAAAACAAGAACATAGAGGAAAGGCTCAAGTTAGCGGAGCCTCTTCAATAGTCAGGGTAGCAGGAAGGGACGTTGACGGATCATTGAACATAGAGAGGGCATTGTCGAAGGTCAAGGGCATAGGCCTCAATTTGTCCCATTCCCTTACGCTTACCATAGAATCCAAGCTAGGCATCCAGAAGAGCACGCAGATAGGATCCCTGAGCGAGTCGCAGATAGAGGACATAGAGAAGATAATAAAGGAGCCCATGGAGAACGGAATACCATGGTATCTTATAAACAGGAACAAGGATGCCGAAACTGGAAAGAGCATACACGTGGTTAGCAACGATCTGATATTCAATACAAGGCAGGACATATCCAGGGATATATCCAACAAGACATGGCGAGGCTTCAGGCACCAATACGGGCAGAAGGTGCGCGGGCAGCACACCCGCTCCACCGGAAGGACCGGCGCAACAATAGGCGTGACGAAGAAGGCCCTGCAGCCCGCTACGGCAGGATCCGCTAAGCCCGCCGCGCCAAAGGCAAAGTGA
- a CDS encoding NUDIX domain-containing protein, which yields MVADKISLENAKKEKLFYFVANVIVYRESDGRCLILKRSKGEKVHPEKYCVPGGKLEWKDMDLENPTRLNGEVLDFENAVEDLLEREVMEESGITIKKGMTYINSVAFVRPDGIPVVLLKFAARYGSGEVRIEDGSFTDYAWVNSSEVNDYDCIDGIKEEVSKAIGEFSG from the coding sequence ATGGTCGCGGATAAGATAAGCCTTGAGAATGCGAAAAAGGAGAAGCTCTTCTATTTTGTTGCGAACGTTATAGTTTACAGGGAGAGCGACGGCAGGTGCCTTATACTGAAGAGGAGCAAGGGCGAGAAAGTGCATCCGGAGAAGTACTGCGTCCCTGGAGGCAAGCTTGAATGGAAGGACATGGATCTTGAAAACCCGACAAGGCTGAACGGCGAAGTCTTGGATTTTGAAAACGCTGTGGAGGATCTTCTTGAAAGGGAGGTCATGGAGGAATCAGGCATAACAATCAAGAAGGGCATGACATACATAAACAGCGTGGCTTTCGTCAGGCCGGATGGCATACCGGTAGTATTGCTAAAATTTGCGGCGAGATACGGATCCGGGGAGGTGAGGATAGAGGACGGATCCTTCACAGATTACGCGTGGGTGAACAGCAGCGAGGTAAATGACTACGACTGCATAGATGGGATAAAGGAGGAGGTATCCAAGGCTATCGGCGAGTTTTCGGGGTGA
- a CDS encoding NAD(P)H-hydrate dehydratase has translation MPSAKYTMANMGDIYAATPKRDPYSSKADNGSVVVVAGSWKFHGAPVLASTAAYSVLAALRSGIGYATLFVPKGILDPVRNLSPDIIARPLTGNSLEPDDIPTITGKMARSQCLVIGPGLGREKMTMNAVRMLLGHAKSNGMKVVVDADAIYALAGYRKELGSDFIITPNMKEFGLFCKKDISERDLSLRVEAAMNVSRSLNAIVVLKGHDSVIANGKIAKVSRAKSSALAVMGTGDVLSGIIGGYAALNKDAFAAAVAGVHLHTLIGDMLYKEKGNHILASDVVGGIPRLLSKSG, from the coding sequence TTGCCTTCGGCAAAATACACTATGGCCAACATGGGAGACATTTACGCCGCAACGCCCAAACGGGATCCCTATTCCTCGAAAGCGGATAACGGAAGCGTAGTTGTTGTTGCCGGTAGCTGGAAGTTCCACGGTGCGCCAGTGCTTGCATCGACAGCCGCATATTCGGTGCTTGCTGCGCTTAGATCAGGCATAGGGTACGCAACATTATTCGTCCCGAAGGGCATACTCGATCCCGTAAGGAATCTGTCGCCTGACATAATAGCTAGGCCGTTGACAGGGAATTCGCTTGAACCGGATGACATCCCAACCATAACAGGGAAGATGGCCCGCTCCCAGTGCCTGGTAATCGGGCCGGGGCTTGGAAGGGAAAAAATGACAATGAATGCTGTGAGAATGCTGCTCGGCCATGCCAAGAGCAACGGGATGAAGGTGGTCGTGGACGCTGATGCTATATATGCGCTGGCAGGATACAGAAAAGAGCTAGGCAGCGATTTCATAATCACACCAAACATGAAGGAATTCGGGCTGTTTTGCAAAAAGGACATTAGCGAGAGGGACCTCTCGTTGAGGGTTGAAGCTGCGATGAACGTTTCGCGCTCGCTCAATGCAATTGTAGTACTCAAGGGCCACGACAGCGTAATAGCTAACGGTAAAATTGCTAAGGTTTCCAGGGCGAAGTCATCCGCTCTCGCGGTCATGGGAACAGGGGACGTCCTTTCCGGGATTATAGGGGGATACGCTGCCCTCAACAAGGACGCGTTCGCTGCTGCAGTTGCGGGCGTGCACCTTCACACGCTGATAGGAGACATGCTTTACAAGGAGAAGGGCAACCACATACTGGCTAGCGATGTTGTTGGAGGCATACCTAGGCTCCTCAGCAAAAGCGGGTAG
- a CDS encoding class I SAM-dependent methyltransferase codes for MEMETGAAKEHYFSKNPGSRHRNALINCVLRNKNYIFLTDASTFSRAKIDTGTKVLAKCMKINRSDVVLDLGCGYGPIGIVAAVLAEDGKCYMVDINRRAARLAEKNVKLNNIKNAEVRSGNMFEPLDGLRFDVILTNPPINAGRKLVLAFIENSYGHLKREGRFYLVVRTKQGAKTIREIMKGIFGNAEYASIHSGYRVIMSSREE; via the coding sequence GTGGAGATGGAGACAGGAGCGGCGAAAGAGCATTATTTTTCTAAGAACCCAGGGTCCAGGCACAGGAATGCGCTGATAAACTGCGTGCTTAGGAACAAGAATTATATCTTCCTTACCGACGCATCCACTTTCTCAAGGGCGAAGATCGATACGGGCACAAAGGTCCTGGCAAAATGCATGAAAATAAACAGGTCGGACGTCGTTCTCGACCTTGGCTGCGGATACGGGCCGATAGGAATTGTCGCGGCTGTTCTTGCGGAGGACGGAAAATGCTACATGGTCGACATAAACAGGAGGGCGGCGCGGCTTGCGGAGAAGAATGTAAAGCTAAACAACATAAAAAACGCAGAGGTGAGGTCCGGCAACATGTTCGAGCCCTTGGACGGCTTGCGTTTTGACGTCATATTGACAAACCCTCCGATAAACGCAGGAAGGAAGCTGGTCCTGGCCTTCATCGAAAATTCATACGGGCACCTCAAGCGCGAGGGGAGGTTCTATCTCGTGGTGCGCACGAAGCAGGGCGCGAAGACAATAAGGGAAATAATGAAGGGCATATTCGGCAACGCGGAATACGCCTCCATACACAGCGGCTACAGGGTAATAATGTCTTCAAGAGAAGAATAG
- a CDS encoding redoxin domain-containing protein, protein MIKIGSTIPDMELEALVNNEIKKVRMRDYLGKWLVLIFYPADFSFVCPTELEEAANHYDEFRKLGAEVLSVSTDTVFSHKAWHDTSPAIKKITYPMIADPAAKLSREFGTYIEDEGLSLRGTFIVDPEGYVRALEMHDNSLGRNIAETLRKLKAAIHVREFPGEVCPVNWEPGKKTLKPGADLVGKI, encoded by the coding sequence ATGATAAAGATAGGAAGCACTATCCCGGACATGGAGCTTGAGGCTCTGGTGAATAATGAGATAAAGAAGGTAAGGATGCGAGATTACCTGGGCAAGTGGCTGGTGCTGATATTCTACCCTGCTGATTTCTCGTTCGTCTGCCCTACGGAGCTTGAGGAGGCCGCAAACCATTACGACGAATTCAGGAAGCTGGGTGCGGAGGTGCTGAGCGTGAGCACTGACACAGTGTTCTCGCACAAGGCGTGGCACGACACATCCCCAGCGATAAAGAAGATAACCTACCCGATGATTGCGGATCCAGCTGCAAAGCTCTCAAGGGAGTTCGGCACCTACATAGAGGATGAAGGGCTCTCGCTCAGGGGCACTTTCATAGTAGACCCGGAAGGGTATGTCAGGGCACTTGAGATGCACGACAACAGCCTGGGAAGGAACATCGCGGAAACGCTGAGGAAGCTCAAGGCGGCGATACACGTAAGGGAATTCCCAGGAGAGGTGTGCCCGGTGAACTGGGAGCCGGGGAAGAAGACGCTCAAGCCCGGCGCTGATCTTGTTGGGAAGATATGA
- a CDS encoding tetratricopeptide repeat protein has translation MTTIQRKDLMRRIELRKHGSPFDAKSEHDNAIGMLKQGMYPKAIEAYTRIIEHDPKEKRAYYYRAVAEAKGGNHDRAMTDLDRALDIDENYLEANVLTGVLHCISGSYGDAVYYFDKAKDTGSMEDIYNILEEQQMLGDSKASKRKEAMAITEIILGNPEALGMELELDGL, from the coding sequence ATGACAACCATCCAGCGCAAAGACCTCATGAGAAGGATAGAGCTCAGGAAACATGGCAGTCCTTTCGATGCAAAATCCGAGCACGACAATGCAATCGGCATGCTCAAGCAGGGCATGTACCCAAAGGCGATAGAGGCCTATACAAGGATCATAGAGCACGATCCGAAGGAGAAAAGGGCGTACTACTACAGGGCGGTTGCCGAGGCCAAGGGCGGAAACCACGACAGGGCAATGACTGATCTGGACAGGGCGCTGGACATTGACGAGAATTACCTGGAGGCTAACGTGCTAACAGGGGTATTGCACTGCATATCCGGGAGCTACGGCGACGCGGTATATTATTTTGACAAGGCGAAGGACACTGGGAGCATGGAGGACATATACAACATACTCGAGGAGCAGCAAATGCTTGGCGACTCTAAGGCAAGCAAGAGGAAGGAAGCAATGGCCATCACCGAAATAATACTCGGCAATCCTGAAGCGCTGGGGATGGAGCTGGAGCTTGACGGGCTCTGA
- a CDS encoding ABC transporter permease, with protein sequence MANTIETIYALWLRELIRFVKSKSRLVGTGGQPLIWLAIVGVGFGSAFAAGGISGAFGNVSYLTFLAPGVIGMTILFTSIFAGISVIWDKQLGFLKEILVAPVSRLGIVMGKIAGSATVSLITAIAIFAAIVVVGVIPLRLLTVVGVAEAIIFMVLISAIFVAIGLIIASYVNNIEGFQVLMNFLVLPMFFLSGALFPLQKAPLWMKGLASIDPLMYGVDGMRGALLGIYTYPVYLDFGIVLGITIGLVIIANIAFSRMQGK encoded by the coding sequence ATGGCCAACACAATAGAAACCATATACGCGCTGTGGCTCAGGGAGCTCATAAGGTTCGTCAAGTCGAAGTCGAGGCTGGTCGGCACCGGAGGGCAGCCGCTCATATGGCTTGCGATAGTGGGCGTCGGATTCGGGTCAGCGTTCGCTGCAGGGGGCATCTCCGGCGCGTTCGGCAACGTATCGTATCTCACATTCCTCGCACCGGGAGTTATAGGAATGACCATACTATTCACATCTATATTCGCCGGCATAAGCGTCATATGGGACAAGCAGCTAGGCTTCCTCAAGGAGATACTCGTGGCCCCGGTCTCGAGGCTGGGGATAGTCATGGGCAAGATAGCTGGAAGCGCGACTGTGTCTCTAATAACCGCAATAGCGATATTCGCGGCAATAGTGGTAGTGGGTGTCATACCTCTCCGCCTGCTAACCGTCGTAGGCGTGGCAGAGGCAATAATATTCATGGTGCTCATATCCGCGATATTCGTGGCAATAGGACTCATAATAGCATCGTACGTAAACAACATAGAGGGGTTCCAGGTCCTGATGAATTTCCTGGTATTGCCCATGTTCTTCCTATCGGGCGCGCTGTTCCCGCTGCAGAAGGCGCCACTGTGGATGAAGGGCCTCGCATCGATAGACCCGCTCATGTACGGGGTGGACGGCATGAGGGGCGCGCTGCTTGGGATATACACCTATCCGGTTTACCTGGACTTCGGCATAGTCCTCGGCATAACCATAGGCCTCGTGATAATAGCAAACATAGCCTTCAGCAGGATGCAGGGCAAGTAA
- a CDS encoding ATP-binding cassette domain-containing protein — MEDAGKSIIVKDLVKRFGNFTAVDDISFEVKEGEIFGLLGPNGAGKTTTISILSTIVSLTSGSATVNGSSVLRDKGGVRNMIGIVFQDPSLDDELTGRQNLDLHARLYGVKGQDKKDAIKRALALVELEDKADRQVKTYSGGMKRRLEIARGFIHNPKVLFLDEPTIGLDPQTRRKIWEYISQLNEREKITMILTTHYMEEADELCDRIAIMDHGRIIKLDTAERLKDSLGGDIIRIGSDKPKELVAVIKKSRLASSVKEFESNVEIATKNGSAAIPKIIKLAQASKISIDYTTLKRPTLEDVFISLTGREIREEGADSNEQFKNIPWVRGGRR; from the coding sequence ATGGAAGATGCAGGCAAGTCCATAATTGTGAAGGACCTGGTGAAGAGGTTCGGAAACTTCACCGCAGTGGATGATATATCATTCGAAGTCAAGGAGGGCGAGATATTCGGGCTGCTCGGGCCCAACGGAGCAGGCAAGACCACGACAATATCTATACTATCAACCATAGTAAGCCTGACCTCAGGATCAGCAACGGTAAACGGCAGTAGCGTGCTCAGGGACAAGGGCGGGGTAAGGAACATGATAGGCATAGTCTTCCAGGACCCGAGCCTGGACGACGAGCTTACAGGGCGCCAGAACCTTGACTTGCACGCAAGGCTATACGGCGTGAAGGGGCAGGACAAGAAAGACGCGATAAAAAGGGCGCTAGCGCTTGTTGAGCTGGAGGACAAGGCCGACAGGCAGGTGAAGACATATTCCGGGGGCATGAAGCGAAGGCTTGAGATAGCGAGGGGATTCATACACAATCCGAAGGTGCTGTTCCTTGACGAGCCTACTATAGGGCTGGATCCCCAGACTAGAAGAAAGATATGGGAGTACATATCGCAGCTCAACGAAAGGGAGAAGATAACGATGATATTGACTACGCACTACATGGAGGAGGCGGACGAGCTTTGCGACAGGATAGCCATAATGGACCACGGCAGGATAATAAAGCTGGATACTGCTGAAAGGCTTAAGGACTCGCTCGGCGGGGACATAATAAGGATAGGATCGGACAAGCCCAAGGAACTGGTCGCTGTTATAAAAAAGAGCAGGCTCGCAAGCTCAGTCAAGGAGTTCGAGAGCAACGTGGAGATAGCTACAAAGAATGGGAGCGCGGCCATACCTAAGATAATAAAGCTAGCGCAGGCATCAAAGATATCTATAGACTACACGACGCTGAAAAGGCCCACGCTCGAGGACGTCTTCATAAGCCTCACGGGCAGGGAGATACGCGAGGAGGGCGCTGATTCCAACGAGCAGTTCAAGAACATACCATGGGTGAGGGGCGGGAGGAGATAG
- a CDS encoding DUF981 family protein: MAFIDNLAYQLLTLSFACFMLLYTVTSMYLIYRKKGKNFREHLKSASVPIAMLGTYMIVTGLWGQFTWPLPGSYNILFYDPFISFGIILLAFSLTVKYEVRFEYLGFLGLMIGVMTILYGVEGYKIGLTKEPVALLAMYFLYGLAGIFSYPVSLIADKITLPRIYARVWMGWIIMLVLFWLFLFAAGSLSASVGIAAISQHLISAP; encoded by the coding sequence ATGGCATTCATAGACAACCTGGCATACCAGCTGCTCACGCTCAGCTTCGCCTGCTTCATGCTGCTTTATACCGTAACATCCATGTACCTCATCTACAGGAAGAAGGGGAAGAACTTCCGCGAGCACCTCAAGAGCGCAAGCGTGCCCATAGCGATGCTCGGAACATACATGATAGTCACGGGCCTCTGGGGACAGTTCACGTGGCCGCTTCCTGGGAGCTACAACATTCTCTTCTACGATCCGTTCATATCATTCGGCATAATACTGCTCGCGTTCTCCCTTACTGTAAAATACGAGGTAAGGTTCGAATACTTGGGGTTCCTAGGACTGATGATAGGCGTTATGACGATACTCTACGGCGTGGAGGGCTACAAGATAGGGCTTACGAAAGAGCCCGTCGCGCTGCTTGCGATGTATTTCCTGTACGGGCTTGCCGGAATATTCTCCTATCCTGTTTCGCTGATAGCGGACAAGATAACGCTGCCGCGCATATACGCAAGGGTCTGGATGGGTTGGATAATCATGCTGGTACTGTTCTGGCTTTTTCTTTTTGCAGCTGGGTCATTGTCGGCATCGGTCGGCATAGCCGCGATATCGCAGCACCTTATAAGCGCCCCGTGA